A window of the Microbacterium sp. AZCO genome harbors these coding sequences:
- a CDS encoding phosphatase PAP2 family protein has protein sequence MEDTKAVATGQETARLPRGRLLVIGLALIAASTALGAWILLHGTPPFIVDVWWNDLLLSWSSSFMLSFSLVMNFLGGGWVGVFAVPLAVTLTLVFLRRPWSAAYFVASSAASALLVQLLKHTFGRARPEDIQVVSDYGSYPSGHVANAATIAAAVAVVFPRLLVFIGGGVYIALMALSRTYLHAHWLSDTLGGAMAGAGVALVLAAAFIGLVRREPVKRVTIPKKETSG, from the coding sequence ATGGAGGACACCAAGGCGGTAGCGACAGGGCAAGAGACGGCGCGCCTGCCCCGTGGGCGCCTGCTCGTCATCGGGCTCGCCCTGATCGCCGCGTCCACCGCGCTGGGCGCGTGGATCCTGCTGCATGGGACGCCGCCCTTCATCGTCGACGTCTGGTGGAACGACCTGCTCCTGTCGTGGTCCTCGTCGTTCATGCTGAGCTTCTCGCTCGTGATGAACTTCCTCGGCGGCGGGTGGGTGGGCGTCTTCGCCGTGCCGCTCGCCGTCACCCTCACCCTGGTGTTCCTCCGACGACCCTGGTCCGCGGCCTACTTCGTGGCGTCCTCGGCGGCGTCGGCCCTCCTCGTCCAGCTGCTCAAGCACACGTTCGGTCGCGCTCGACCGGAAGACATCCAGGTGGTCTCCGACTACGGTTCGTACCCGTCGGGCCACGTCGCGAACGCCGCGACGATCGCGGCGGCGGTCGCCGTCGTCTTCCCCCGTCTCCTCGTCTTCATCGGCGGAGGCGTCTACATCGCCCTCATGGCGCTGAGCCGCACGTACCTGCACGCGCACTGGCTCAGCGACACCCTCGGCGGCGCGATGGCCGGCGCCGGTGTCGCGCTCGTGCTCGCGGCGGCGTTCATCGGGCTGGTCCGCCGTGAACCGGTGAAGCGCGTCACGATCCCGAAGAAGGAGACGAGCGGGTGA